The Lactiplantibacillus paraplantarum genome includes the window ACGGTCTTTACCAACTGTTAATTATTGCTATCCCTATTGTAACGGTACCATATGTTGCACGAGTATTGGGTGCTACATTATTAGGTATTAATTCATATGTTTCTTCAATAGGTGTTTTTCTAGGAATTATAGTGACCATGGGAATGTTACAATTAGGATCGAGGGTAATTGCTCAGTCAAGTCGTGAGACGATAATGGACAATTTTTCACGGCTATGGTTTATTCAGCTTTTATCTGGGATTTTGATAATCATAATATATTTAATGGTTGTATTTCTATTTTTACCATACAAATTTTATTTTTTACTGGAAGCACCGATTTTATTGGGATATGTATTAGATGTTTCCTGGTTTTTTACTGGAATCGGTGAAGTAAAAAAAGTCGTATTGAGAAATACCATAGTCCAGGCTGGGTCTTTAATTTTTATTTTCACATTTGTAAAATCTTCGTCAGATTTATGGTTATATGTACTTCTCAACAGTACTCGAATTGTGTTTGCAAATGGTGTATTTTGGGTTACTTTAGTTAAAAAATGGAAATTAAATCTGAAAATATTGGTTCGTAATTTTAATTTGGTGTATTTAAGGGAATCTTTGCTTTTAGTATCTCCACAAATTGCTGTGCAATTATACGCTAGTTTTGATAGTACGTTAGTTGGAATGATAGCAGGACCGTTGCAATTGTCATATTATGATCAGTCACAAAAAACCGCACGAATCGTGGTGGCGGTAATAACATCTGTCAGTACTGTATTAATGCCTAAGATGGCACAATTTGTAAGGCAAAATAATGAAGTTTTGTTAAATAAAGTTTTGAAGATATCACTGGATTATACGCTAATGATTAGTTTGTATTTTACGTTACTATTGATGGCGAATGCAAATGATTTTGTCCCATGGTTTTTTGGTAATGAATTTGCTTCAATGATCGATAATATGTACTTTGTGAGCCCGATTGTTGTGTTTATTTCATATGGAGGTGTTTTAGCAAACCAGTATACCTTGGCTAAGGGACTATACAAGCAGTATGCACTTCCATATTATATTGGTGCTGTGTTTAGTGTTGTGTTAAACATAATTCTAGTCACGCTATTCAAAGCTGACGGGGGAACAGCAACCATCATTATAACGGAACTTTTTGTTTGTGTGTCAAGAGTTATTACAGTGCATAAACATCTTCCGTATAACACACTGTTTTCTGGACAATTAAAAATGATATTTGCGTTTGGACTTGCATTACTTATATCATTGAATCTACCCGTGTTTGCTGATGTGCATTTTCTAGACATGATTGTTGTAAGTTTAATCGTATCTGCGGTCTACTTTGGTGGATTATTTTTGTTAAAGGTTCGATTGGTTTCAGATTTAATGAAACTAGCACGTAACCATTTTGCGAATTAATTGAATTTATAATGTTTTGGTAGATTGCAAATTTAATCCGAATTTTTGGACAAATTTGTCAGCATAACCTGATACGGTGTTTGCCAGTCGAGTATTTTAAGCGGTCGCTGGTTAATTTGGAGTAACGTCGTCGTTAAATCTTGAACACTAATGTGCTCAAAACGAGTCCCTTTAGGATAAAAATAACGTAAATTCCGATTAAAGCGTTCATTACTACCACGTTCAGCTGGCGTATAAGCATGGCAGTAATAGGTCTTAATACCATATTGTGATTCAAGTGATACTAGCCCACTAAACTCAGTGCCACGGTCCACAGTAAAGCTGTGCACCGGACCATTAAAAGTGGTTAGGAACTTAGTTAGTGCTTCATTAACAGTCGCTGTCGTCCGATCTTTTAACCGGTATGCCCAAAGGAACCGTGATTTGCGATCGATTAAAGTTAATAAAACTGCCTTGCTATGCCCACGAGGACCAACGACTGTATCTAGTTCAAAATCGCCGATGCGCTTACGTTGATTAATCATCATGGGACGCTGTTCAATTGATCGCCCCAAAGATTGATTATATTTGGATCGTTGGTCAACGTTACGCCGTTGGCGTACGCCATGTTCAGGTAGATCATTCAAGGAGAAACCAATTCTCCCCTGATTTAGCCAATTATAAATAGACTTAGTCGCTAGTTTAAATTCGTGAGCAATCATTCCTGGTGACCAGCTTAGACGTAAATGGTTGAGAATTTTTTGCTTTAACTCATCGCTCAGCTTAGTTTTCCGACCACATCGTGATCGCTTGTATTCGGCATCTGTTTGTGCTAATTCAGCCTGATAAGGTTGACATCGAGATAATTCATAAGAAATTGTTGACGGTGATCGGTTCAGCCGAACGCCCATTTGGATATTGGACAGCCCTAGTTCACAAAAGGTTTCGATTTTAATTCGTTCGGAATAGGTTATACTAGACAAAAGATCAGCTCCTAAAAGATGGGTTTGTGGTAAACACCATTTTAAAGGAAGCTGATCTTTTTTGTCCGAACAGCGTTCGGATTAATTTTACAATCTACCATTTAGATACAAATTTTTTGACGTTTTGAATATGTGATAATTAAAGTGTTTAAATGGAACGAACCAGGTCACAACTTAACAGTTGTGGCCTCTTTTTTGATACTGTATAATTAAAGGGTTAGAGCCGTGTCATTACTTAATGACATAAGTAAGGAGATAAAAAGATGAAATATGGCTATGCGCGGGTCAGTACCACTGATCAGAAATTAGCAAATCAAATTGAGTTACTAAAATTGGCAGGAGCAGAAAAAATCTTTCAGGAAAAGTTTACCGGCACAACTACTGAACGACCGGAGTTTCAAAAACTGTTGCGCGTTCTAAAAACAGGCGATACTTTGATTGTCACTAAGTTGGATCGGTTTGCGCGGAACACACGCGAGGCCTTAGCCATTATCCAAGAGTTGTTTAAAGAAAATGTCAAAGTTAACATTTTGAATATGGGCTTAATTGACAATACGCCGACTGGCCAACTAGTCTTTACAATATTTAGCGCCTTTGCGCAGTTTGAACGCGATATGATTGTCACGCGCACACAAGAAGGTAAAGTGTATGCCAAGCAACATGATCCGTTGTTTCGGGAAGGGCGACCGAAAACGTATTCTGAGGAACAAATCAGATTTGCCTACGAGTTACGAAAACAAGGCATGACCTATAAAATGATTGAACGAAAGACGGGGATTAGTAAACGCACGCAACAGAGAAGGTTTAAGTTGATTTCATAGATGGTTAAGATGGAGGCGTAGCGTGGATTTTACAGTTGCATTAAGAAGTATAGGAATCAAATAACCAAATCAAACTAGGCGGTAAGTTGCCGATAGAATATCGACAGCTTACCGCCTATAAAAGACAATCATTATTCGCTTGAACTTTTAGGATAGCTTATCATTGTTAGGGTTTTGTAATCTTTGAAC containing:
- a CDS encoding oligosaccharide flippase family protein → MEARLINKTISNIFYNGLYQLLIIAIPIVTVPYVARVLGATLLGINSYVSSIGVFLGIIVTMGMLQLGSRVIAQSSRETIMDNFSRLWFIQLLSGILIIIIYLMVVFLFLPYKFYFLLEAPILLGYVLDVSWFFTGIGEVKKVVLRNTIVQAGSLIFIFTFVKSSSDLWLYVLLNSTRIVFANGVFWVTLVKKWKLNLKILVRNFNLVYLRESLLLVSPQIAVQLYASFDSTLVGMIAGPLQLSYYDQSQKTARIVVAVITSVSTVLMPKMAQFVRQNNEVLLNKVLKISLDYTLMISLYFTLLLMANANDFVPWFFGNEFASMIDNMYFVSPIVVFISYGGVLANQYTLAKGLYKQYALPYYIGAVFSVVLNIILVTLFKADGGTATIIITELFVCVSRVITVHKHLPYNTLFSGQLKMIFAFGLALLISLNLPVFADVHFLDMIVVSLIVSAVYFGGLFLLKVRLVSDLMKLARNHFAN
- a CDS encoding IS30-like element ISLpl1 family transposase produces the protein MSSITYSERIKIETFCELGLSNIQMGVRLNRSPSTISYELSRCQPYQAELAQTDAEYKRSRCGRKTKLSDELKQKILNHLRLSWSPGMIAHEFKLATKSIYNWLNQGRIGFSLNDLPEHGVRQRRNVDQRSKYNQSLGRSIEQRPMMINQRKRIGDFELDTVVGPRGHSKAVLLTLIDRKSRFLWAYRLKDRTTATVNEALTKFLTTFNGPVHSFTVDRGTEFSGLVSLESQYGIKTYYCHAYTPAERGSNERFNRNLRYFYPKGTRFEHISVQDLTTTLLQINQRPLKILDWQTPYQVMLTNLSKNSD
- a CDS encoding recombinase family protein, giving the protein MKYGYARVSTTDQKLANQIELLKLAGAEKIFQEKFTGTTTERPEFQKLLRVLKTGDTLIVTKLDRFARNTREALAIIQELFKENVKVNILNMGLIDNTPTGQLVFTIFSAFAQFERDMIVTRTQEGKVYAKQHDPLFREGRPKTYSEEQIRFAYELRKQGMTYKMIERKTGISKRTQQRRFKLIS